The following proteins are co-located in the Natator depressus isolate rNatDep1 chromosome 4, rNatDep2.hap1, whole genome shotgun sequence genome:
- the ATOH1 gene encoding transcription factor ATOH1 codes for MSHLRAAAAEWVEGGRDLGAQQQLEQTLLGQEHPGCGFPPAWLGMCCPARVPAAAAASPRYLLPGAEEEEESLEAGGTEQHLGSCRSGPSGKLCKLPGGVPSAEGVSGCGRQRAPSGGLRQQVSGVQKQRRLAANARERRRMHGLNHAFDQLRNVIPSFNNDKKLSKYETLQMAQIYISALAELLHSPAAPADTPGKGEHRAPPHESTGAEAGAAGQGQGQQQKPSPSGHCRTRFPQQPAAGGYSVPLDPLHFSSFQESGLMAQKAPSPALLGQPQERNKPSPRSHRSDGEFSPRSHYSDSDEGS; via the coding sequence ATGAGCCACCTGCGGGCGGCCGCCGCCGAGTGGGTAGAAGGCGGCAGGGACTTgggggcccagcagcagctggagcagactCTCCTAGGGCAGGAGCATCCGGGCTGCGGTTTCCCCCCCGCCTGGCTGGGCATGTGCTGCCCGGCACGCGTCCCcgcagccgccgccgcctcccccagATACCTGCTGCCcggagcagaggaggaggaggagtcgcTGGAGGCGGGGGGAACCGAGCAGCAcctgggcagctgcaggagcGGCCCCTCGGGGAAACTGTGCAAGCTGCCAGGGggcgtcccgtcggcggaggggGTGTCGGGCTGCGGCAGGCAGCGCGCCCCGTCCggggggctccggcagcaggtgAGCGGCGTGCAGAAGCAGCGGCGGCTGGCGGCCAACGCCCGGGAGCGGCGGCGGATGCACGGGCTGAACCACGCCTTCGACCAGCTGCGCAATGTCATCCCCTCCTTCAATAACGACAAGAAGCTGTCCAAGTACGAGACCCTGCAGATGGCGCAGATCTACATCAGCGCGCTGGCCGAGCTGTTGCACAGCCCGGCCGCGCCCGCCGACACCCCGGGCAAGGGCGAGCACCGCGCGCCGCCCCACGAGTCAACCGGAGCAGAGGCCGGAGCGGCAGGGCAAggacaggggcagcagcagaaacccTCGCCCTCCGGCCACTGCAGGACTCGCTTCCCCCAGCAGCCGGCTGCGGGGGGCTACTCGGTGCCGCTGGACCCTCTGCATTTCTCCTCTTTCCAGGAGAGCGGCCTGATGGCACAGAAAGCCCCCTCTCCGGCCCTCCTCGGGCAGCCGCAGGAGAGGAACAAACCATCGCCCCGGTCCCACAGGAGCGACGGAGAGTTCTCGCCCCGCTCCCACTACAGTGACTCTGATGAGGGCAGCTAG